One genomic region from Mesorhizobium terrae encodes:
- a CDS encoding carbohydrate ABC transporter permease encodes MAQAQQDRTAWLLLTPMIAIMVLVTAFPLLNTLWLAFTDASLTGQGYVWQWVGFENFAYILDDADFRAAVGHTAYFTVFSVSAEVVLGVLVALLLNQEFRGRAYVRALLILPWALPTIVNAVMWRLIYNPEYGSLNALLTQVGLLDAYRSWLGDPSMAMNMVILADVWKNYPLIALIALAGLQTVPKDLYEAAIMDGANAWIRFWKITIPGIMGSLTVAMVLRAIEAFKVFDIFYVMTRGGPADSTKTVSFFVYQESFTYLRAGSGAAYALTVTTMSAMMIAVYVVMLIRREKRS; translated from the coding sequence ATGGCCCAAGCACAACAGGACCGGACGGCTTGGCTTCTGCTCACGCCCATGATCGCGATCATGGTGCTGGTGACGGCCTTCCCGCTCCTCAATACATTGTGGCTGGCGTTCACCGACGCCAGCCTCACCGGCCAGGGCTATGTGTGGCAGTGGGTCGGGTTCGAGAACTTCGCCTATATCCTCGACGATGCCGATTTCCGCGCCGCCGTCGGCCACACCGCCTATTTCACCGTGTTCTCGGTCTCGGCCGAAGTTGTGCTCGGCGTGCTGGTCGCGCTGCTGCTCAACCAGGAATTCAGGGGGCGGGCCTATGTGCGGGCGCTGCTCATCCTGCCCTGGGCTCTGCCCACCATCGTCAACGCGGTGATGTGGCGGCTGATCTACAACCCCGAATATGGCAGCCTCAACGCGCTACTCACCCAGGTCGGCCTGCTCGATGCCTACAGGTCGTGGCTCGGCGACCCGTCGATGGCGATGAACATGGTCATCCTCGCCGACGTCTGGAAGAACTATCCGCTGATCGCGCTGATCGCGCTGGCCGGTTTGCAGACAGTGCCGAAGGATCTCTACGAGGCCGCCATTATGGATGGCGCCAATGCCTGGATCCGGTTCTGGAAGATCACCATTCCCGGCATCATGGGTTCGCTGACGGTGGCGATGGTGCTGCGCGCCATCGAGGCCTTCAAGGTGTTCGACATCTTCTATGTGATGACGCGCGGCGGGCCGGCCGATTCCACCAAGACGGTGTCGTTCTTCGTCTACCAGGAATCCTTCACCTATCTGCGCGCCGGCAGCGGCGCCGCCTACGCGCTGACCGTGACGACGATGAGCGCGATGATGATTGCAGTCTATGTCGTCATGCTGATCAGGCGGGAGAAACGCTCGTGA
- a CDS encoding carbohydrate ABC transporter permease has product MIYVAVAAFVVSVLAPVAWLFIMSISNANDLTTIPLRWIPAEPDFSRYARLFSLEEGSAGLAFLSALRNSIVVAVSATVIALAAGIPAAYSFSRFPGRMPLLYAVIVTYMMPPVALILPLYKVFSTLGLLNNVTSLIIVYCTILLPFVTWLMKSGFDGVPVEIEQAASIDGASLFQILRYITLPVAAASTGAAALFALLLAWDEFFYALLYTSDTRAKTLPVAIADFAAGRATDYGLISAVGLLAALPPVLIGFFLQKSLLSGLSAGSVKG; this is encoded by the coding sequence ATGATCTATGTCGCCGTCGCGGCCTTCGTGGTGTCTGTATTGGCCCCGGTCGCATGGCTGTTCATCATGAGCATCTCGAACGCCAACGACCTCACCACCATCCCGCTGCGCTGGATACCCGCCGAGCCGGACTTCTCGCGTTATGCGCGGCTGTTCTCGCTGGAAGAGGGCTCGGCCGGCCTGGCCTTCCTGTCGGCATTGCGCAATTCCATCGTCGTGGCGGTCAGCGCCACAGTGATCGCGCTCGCTGCCGGCATACCGGCCGCCTATTCCTTCTCGCGCTTTCCCGGCCGCATGCCGCTGCTTTATGCGGTGATCGTCACCTACATGATGCCGCCGGTTGCGCTGATCCTGCCGCTCTACAAGGTGTTTTCCACGCTCGGCCTGCTCAACAACGTCACCTCGCTGATCATCGTCTATTGCACGATCCTGCTGCCCTTCGTGACCTGGCTGATGAAGTCGGGCTTCGACGGCGTGCCGGTGGAGATCGAACAGGCTGCCTCGATCGATGGCGCCAGCCTGTTCCAGATCCTGCGCTACATCACCTTGCCGGTGGCGGCCGCCTCGACGGGCGCGGCGGCACTTTTCGCGCTGCTCCTGGCCTGGGACGAGTTCTTCTACGCGCTGCTCTATACCAGCGACACCCGCGCCAAGACCCTGCCGGTGGCGATCGCCGACTTCGCGGCCGGCCGCGCCACAGACTACGGGCTGATCTCGGCGGTCGGTCTTCTGGCGGCTCTGCCGCCGGTGCTGATCGGCTTCTTCCTGCAGAAATCGCTGCTTTCCGGCCTGTCCGCCGGCAGCGTGAAAGGCTGA
- a CDS encoding SIS domain-containing protein has protein sequence MTRGTMGEGIGLARLQAEMARQGADALASLTGNAVVAAELAASIARTGSLVLVGMGASHYVNRIVEPAWRKAGVDCRAETAGDILQQDLPVRPRTLVLVSQSGESGEILQLLDRLPHNSDLFGMTLAPQSTLGRTLPCLIGAGGQEVAFAATRSLTVTLALHAAALAVHGVGEEDLAAMLATPPLPDVDAALAALASKTSIIIAGRGELRGLAEASGLILMELARIPAFGFEFGQFRHGPLEALAPELGVLLLRGPGSLSAGTVTLAKAAAGAGSPPVIFDCSGEATIDGAVTVSFPPREGLGAVAAMLPALQKLIIAIAGRKVTGVGEPVRSTKITGIDHEA, from the coding sequence ATGACGAGGGGGACAATGGGCGAGGGGATCGGCCTGGCGCGTTTGCAGGCCGAGATGGCAAGGCAGGGCGCGGACGCACTCGCCTCGCTGACGGGAAATGCGGTTGTCGCCGCCGAACTGGCGGCCAGCATTGCCCGTACCGGCAGTCTGGTGCTGGTCGGCATGGGGGCTTCGCACTACGTCAATCGCATCGTCGAGCCGGCATGGCGCAAGGCGGGTGTCGACTGCCGCGCTGAAACAGCCGGCGACATTCTACAGCAGGATTTGCCGGTGCGGCCGCGCACGCTGGTGCTGGTGTCGCAGTCGGGCGAATCCGGCGAAATCCTGCAGCTGCTCGACCGGCTGCCGCACAACAGTGACCTGTTCGGCATGACGCTTGCCCCGCAAAGCACGCTCGGCCGCACGCTGCCTTGCCTCATTGGCGCCGGCGGGCAGGAAGTGGCTTTCGCGGCGACGCGGAGCCTTACCGTCACGCTCGCCCTGCATGCCGCGGCGCTCGCTGTGCACGGGGTGGGCGAAGAAGACCTCGCCGCGATGCTTGCGACACCACCACTGCCCGATGTCGATGCCGCGCTCGCGGCCTTGGCGTCGAAGACGTCGATCATCATCGCCGGGCGCGGCGAACTGCGCGGCCTTGCCGAGGCGAGCGGCCTGATCCTGATGGAACTCGCGCGCATTCCGGCCTTCGGTTTCGAGTTCGGCCAGTTCCGCCACGGTCCGCTGGAAGCATTGGCTCCCGAACTCGGCGTGCTGTTGCTGCGCGGTCCGGGTTCGCTGAGCGCGGGGACGGTGACGCTGGCAAAGGCGGCAGCCGGCGCAGGCAGCCCGCCGGTCATCTTCGATTGCAGCGGCGAGGCTACGATCGACGGTGCGGTGACTGTTTCGTTTCCGCCCCGAGAAGGGCTCGGCGCGGTGGCCGCCATGCTGCCGGCCCTGCAAAAACTCATCATTGCCATAGCCGGCCGGAAGGTGACCGGCGTCGGCGAGCCGGTGCGCTCGACGAAAATTACCGGAATAGACCATGAAGCATGA
- a CDS encoding carbohydrate kinase family protein: protein MKHERPQPSQRPSIHVIGGVMVDLIMGPVTPWPRPGTETFVDHSELRAGGPAGNTGLALKALGVPHHIVCNVGSDMFGEWLVETFGDAASAWPRVATPTALSVGVEHPGGERSFLTTAGNLAVQTPQSMLAMLPERARPGDIALLTGSFLYLDLIDAFDTMLAAVSARGFEVALDTGWPSDGWTDTIKAHTMACLAHCDHVLLNEIESLSLSGEKTVEAAACWLADHAKPGAIVVIKRGGEGASAWRDGALVHVPAPAVAVVDTTGAGDTFNAGYLGALLDGVPLEDALRAGVAVASAAIASSPRRYVSLEVALS, encoded by the coding sequence ATGAAGCATGAACGCCCGCAGCCATCGCAACGACCGTCCATCCACGTCATTGGCGGCGTGATGGTCGATCTGATCATGGGGCCGGTGACGCCATGGCCGCGTCCCGGCACGGAAACCTTCGTTGACCATTCCGAGTTGCGCGCCGGCGGCCCGGCCGGCAATACCGGCCTGGCGCTCAAGGCGCTGGGCGTGCCGCACCATATCGTCTGCAATGTCGGCAGCGACATGTTCGGCGAATGGCTGGTCGAGACCTTCGGCGATGCCGCCAGCGCCTGGCCCAGGGTAGCGACGCCGACGGCCTTGTCGGTCGGCGTCGAACATCCCGGCGGCGAGCGGTCCTTCCTGACAACGGCCGGCAATCTCGCGGTTCAGACCCCGCAGAGCATGCTGGCGATGCTGCCGGAAAGAGCGCGTCCCGGTGACATCGCTCTGCTGACCGGTTCCTTCCTCTATCTCGACCTGATCGATGCCTTCGACACGATGCTGGCAGCCGTTTCGGCGCGCGGTTTCGAGGTGGCACTCGACACTGGCTGGCCTTCGGATGGCTGGACGGATACGATCAAGGCGCACACCATGGCCTGCCTCGCCCATTGCGACCATGTGCTGCTCAACGAGATCGAGAGCCTGTCGCTGTCGGGCGAGAAGACGGTGGAGGCCGCGGCCTGCTGGCTTGCCGACCATGCCAAGCCCGGTGCCATCGTCGTCATCAAGCGTGGCGGCGAGGGCGCATCGGCCTGGCGCGACGGTGCGCTCGTGCATGTGCCGGCACCGGCTGTTGCGGTGGTGGACACCACCGGCGCGGGCGACACGTTCAATGCCGGCTATCTTGGCGCCTTGCTGGACGGAGTGCCGCTGGAAGACGCGTTGCGCGCCGGCGTTGCTGTGGCCTCGGCGGCGATCGCATCCTCGCCGCGCCGATACGTCTCGCTGGAAGTCGCGCTGAGCTAG
- a CDS encoding FadR/GntR family transcriptional regulator gives MRAARRKIEDTGTINIEPIDGATARRAGSSVHASVAHEIGLRIVRGDYPPGTILPNEAKWAETFNVSRSAVREAIKMLMAKSLLASRPKVGSRVEPRERWNLLDRDVLGWYATSPNRGPFLRTVQEFRHLIEPEASAFAAMRRTDAQMEEISRACRDMKDAITLEERTRADTRFHLAILRASGNDLLVPLGVLIEQAFDHLFVHVTREGDDLETAQKLHELVEKNIRLQRPDAARAAVRKLLANTDKVVGREPE, from the coding sequence ATGCGAGCGGCTAGGCGGAAAATAGAAGACACTGGTACTATAAATATCGAGCCCATCGACGGCGCCACCGCGCGCCGTGCCGGCTCGAGCGTGCACGCTTCCGTCGCGCACGAAATCGGCCTCAGGATCGTGCGCGGTGACTATCCGCCCGGCACCATCCTACCCAATGAGGCGAAGTGGGCCGAGACGTTCAATGTCAGTCGTTCGGCGGTTCGCGAAGCCATCAAGATGCTGATGGCCAAGAGCCTGCTTGCCTCGCGGCCGAAGGTCGGCAGCCGGGTCGAGCCGCGCGAGCGCTGGAACCTGCTCGACCGCGATGTGCTTGGCTGGTACGCCACTTCGCCCAACCGTGGCCCCTTCCTGCGTACGGTGCAGGAATTCCGCCACCTGATCGAACCGGAGGCGAGCGCCTTTGCCGCCATGCGCCGTACCGACGCGCAGATGGAGGAGATCAGCCGCGCATGCCGCGATATGAAGGATGCAATAACGCTGGAAGAGCGCACGCGCGCCGACACGCGCTTCCATCTCGCCATCCTGCGCGCTTCCGGCAACGATCTGCTGGTGCCGCTCGGAGTGCTGATCGAACAGGCCTTCGACCACCTGTTCGTGCATGTGACGCGAGAGGGGGACGACCTCGAGACCGCGCAGAAACTGCACGAACTGGTCGAGAAGAACATCCGTCTGCAGCGGCCGGATGCCGCGCGCGCCGCAGTGCGCAAGCTGCTCGCCAACACCGACAAGGTGGTGGGCCGCGAGCCCGAATGA
- a CDS encoding alkaline phosphatase family protein, with product MTTKPQRPNVLFICADQWRGDCLSALGHPNVRTPNLDALAADGVLFRQHFGQCTPCGPSRTSLLTGLYLMNHRSGRNGTPLDARHSNIALEARKAGYEPALFGYTDTSLDPRGRHPNDPALTGYDKGVMPGFVTPLHLPDDMAPWVADLVARGYRLPHGRGDVFRPRPDFEKPADRGFRYIPTIFPAEQSETAYLADRFLEWLAVRDEKPWFAHLVFYRPHPPLIAPEPYNRIVDPADVTLPARAASLTQEKRQHPLLAYELDRLSEPGLYDEHSPLDPVSAEELEIRQMRATYYGLIAEVDHHIGRIVAHLKRTGEYDRTLIIVTSDHAEMLGEHHAWGKEIYFDGAFHLPLVIRDPRAEADAGRGSTVDALTEAVDIMPTILDWLGLEKPRACDGRSLMPLLHGATPTDWRDAVFFEHDFRTVATQKVEMALGIASDQCSYAVVRDRHYKYVHFAALPPLLFDLAQDPHEMTNLADRPEMAPIVLRYAQKMLDWRLTHAERTLTNMVLTEGGVVSLP from the coding sequence ATGACGACGAAGCCGCAGCGCCCGAACGTGCTCTTCATTTGCGCCGACCAGTGGCGTGGCGACTGCCTGTCGGCGCTAGGCCATCCTAATGTGCGCACGCCGAACCTCGATGCGCTCGCCGCCGACGGCGTATTGTTTCGCCAGCATTTCGGCCAGTGCACGCCGTGCGGGCCGTCGCGCACCAGCCTCCTGACCGGCCTTTATCTGATGAACCACCGCTCCGGCCGCAACGGCACGCCGCTCGATGCGCGGCACAGCAACATCGCGCTGGAGGCGCGCAAGGCGGGCTACGAGCCGGCCCTGTTCGGCTATACCGACACCAGCCTCGATCCGCGCGGGCGCCACCCCAACGATCCGGCGCTGACCGGCTACGACAAGGGCGTGATGCCGGGTTTCGTGACACCGCTGCATCTGCCCGACGACATGGCACCGTGGGTGGCTGATCTCGTGGCGCGCGGCTACCGGCTGCCGCACGGCCGCGGCGATGTTTTCCGGCCGCGACCGGACTTCGAGAAGCCGGCGGATCGCGGCTTTCGTTACATCCCCACCATCTTCCCGGCCGAACAGAGCGAGACGGCCTATCTTGCTGACCGTTTCCTGGAATGGCTGGCGGTGCGCGACGAAAAACCGTGGTTCGCGCATCTGGTCTTCTACCGGCCGCATCCACCGTTGATCGCGCCGGAACCCTACAATCGAATTGTCGATCCCGCCGACGTGACGCTGCCTGCGCGGGCGGCAAGCCTAACGCAGGAAAAGCGCCAGCATCCGCTGCTTGCCTATGAGCTCGACAGGCTGAGCGAACCCGGCCTTTATGACGAGCACAGCCCGCTTGATCCGGTCTCTGCGGAGGAATTGGAAATCCGCCAGATGCGAGCGACCTATTACGGGCTCATCGCCGAGGTCGACCACCATATCGGCCGCATCGTCGCGCATCTGAAACGGACCGGCGAATATGACCGCACGCTGATCATCGTCACCAGCGACCATGCGGAGATGCTGGGCGAGCACCATGCCTGGGGCAAGGAGATCTATTTCGACGGCGCCTTCCACCTGCCGCTGGTGATCCGCGACCCTCGTGCCGAGGCCGATGCGGGCCGTGGATCGACCGTAGATGCGCTGACCGAGGCCGTTGACATCATGCCGACCATCCTCGATTGGCTGGGGCTCGAAAAGCCGCGGGCCTGCGACGGCCGTTCGCTGATGCCGCTGTTGCATGGCGCCACGCCAACCGATTGGCGCGACGCCGTGTTCTTCGAGCACGACTTCCGCACCGTGGCGACGCAGAAGGTGGAAATGGCACTCGGCATCGCCTCCGACCAGTGCAGCTATGCGGTGGTGCGCGACCGGCACTACAAGTATGTGCATTTCGCGGCCCTACCGCCACTGCTGTTCGATCTGGCTCAAGACCCGCATGAGATGACGAACCTGGCCGACCGACCCGAAATGGCGCCGATCGTTCTGCGCTATGCACAGAAGATGCTCGACTGGCGGCTGACCCATGCCGAGCGCACGCTGACCAACATGGTGCTGACCGAGGGCGGTGTCGTTTCCCTTCCTTGA
- a CDS encoding MFS transporter — MNQHPVRPVDAASVIDGRKAWIRLAISVALGTIGAVGMWAVVVVLPAVQAEFGVDRADASLPYTATMIGFAAGNVLVGRAVDRMGYWLPALLSALTLGAGMVLASFAGSILQFTLAQGILVGFGTAAIFGPLVADISHWFNRRRGVAVAFAACGNYLAGALWPVVIPPLMHAEGWRTTYLGIGIFCVVTMVPLTLMLREGAPREAAANTPGGRRVQPIPLSPATLQGLLIVAGFGCCMAMAMPQVHIVAYCMDLGYGVARGAEMLSIMLAGGVVSRIASGFVADRIGGVKTLLIGSALQCLALLFYIPFDGLASLYIVSLVFGLSQGGIVPCYAIIVREYMPAAEAGQRVGLVMMATIFGMAAGGWMSGWIYDLYGSYSAAFLNGIAWNLVNLAAMLLLLWLVGRVKAATV, encoded by the coding sequence ATGAACCAGCATCCCGTCCGGCCGGTGGACGCGGCCTCCGTCATCGATGGCCGCAAGGCTTGGATACGCCTCGCCATCTCGGTGGCGCTTGGCACGATCGGCGCGGTCGGCATGTGGGCGGTGGTGGTGGTGTTGCCAGCGGTGCAGGCCGAATTCGGCGTCGACCGTGCCGATGCTTCGTTGCCCTATACGGCGACAATGATCGGTTTTGCCGCCGGCAACGTGCTGGTCGGCCGGGCCGTCGACCGCATGGGTTACTGGCTGCCGGCGCTCTTGTCGGCGCTGACCCTTGGCGCCGGCATGGTGCTGGCATCCTTTGCCGGCTCGATCCTGCAATTCACGCTGGCGCAGGGCATCCTCGTCGGCTTCGGCACGGCGGCGATCTTCGGTCCGCTGGTTGCAGACATCTCGCATTGGTTCAACCGGCGCCGTGGCGTGGCCGTCGCCTTTGCCGCCTGCGGCAACTATCTGGCGGGCGCCCTGTGGCCGGTGGTGATACCGCCGCTGATGCATGCCGAAGGCTGGCGCACCACTTATCTCGGCATCGGCATATTCTGCGTCGTCACCATGGTGCCGCTGACGCTGATGCTGCGCGAAGGCGCCCCGCGCGAGGCGGCTGCCAACACCCCCGGCGGGCGGCGCGTGCAGCCGATCCCACTGTCGCCGGCGACGCTGCAAGGCCTGCTCATCGTTGCCGGTTTCGGCTGCTGCATGGCCATGGCGATGCCGCAGGTGCATATCGTCGCCTATTGCATGGACCTCGGCTATGGCGTGGCGCGCGGCGCCGAGATGCTGTCGATCATGCTCGCCGGCGGCGTGGTCAGCCGCATCGCCTCGGGTTTCGTCGCCGACCGCATCGGCGGCGTGAAGACGCTGCTGATCGGCTCGGCGCTGCAGTGCCTGGCGCTGCTGTTCTACATCCCCTTCGACGGGCTGGCCTCGCTCTACATCGTCTCACTGGTCTTCGGCCTGTCGCAGGGCGGCATCGTGCCGTGCTACGCCATCATCGTGCGCGAATATATGCCGGCGGCCGAAGCCGGCCAACGCGTCGGCCTGGTGATGATGGCAACGATCTTCGGCATGGCGGCGGGCGGCTGGATGTCGGGCTGGATCTATGACCTCTACGGCTCTTACAGCGCTGCCTTCCTGAACGGCATCGCCTGGAACCTGGTCAATCTCGCGGCGATGCTGCTGTTGCTGTGGTTGGTGGGACGGGTGAAGGCGGCGACCGTGTGA
- a CDS encoding RrF2 family transcriptional regulator — MLTKKGKYGLKALVHLSRMPVGQLAFVNDIAVANNIPKKFLDAILGELRNAGFVQSRKGKDGGYRLARPAAEIKIGHVVRVLDGPLAPIPCASRTQYQRCEDCNEATCEVRHMMLEVRQAIADVLDNRSLAAMRDADNDDYPAELSTQSN; from the coding sequence ATGCTCACCAAAAAAGGCAAATACGGGCTCAAGGCTCTCGTGCATCTGTCGCGCATGCCGGTCGGGCAACTGGCCTTCGTCAACGACATCGCCGTTGCCAACAACATCCCGAAGAAATTCCTCGACGCCATCCTCGGCGAACTGCGCAATGCCGGCTTCGTGCAGAGCCGCAAGGGCAAGGATGGCGGCTATCGGCTGGCCAGGCCCGCCGCCGAGATCAAGATCGGTCATGTTGTGCGCGTGCTCGACGGGCCGCTGGCGCCGATCCCTTGCGCCAGTCGCACGCAGTATCAGCGCTGCGAGGACTGCAACGAGGCGACCTGCGAAGTGCGCCATATGATGCTGGAAGTGCGTCAGGCCATCGCCGACGTGCTCGACAACCGCAGCCTGGCCGCCATGCGCGACGCCGACAATGACGATTATCCGGCGGAACTGTCGACGCAGTCCAACTAG
- a CDS encoding sulfate ABC transporter substrate-binding protein, translating into MRRLLLAGAALAGLILAAAPALAADKLLNASYDVGRELFVQINKAFVEKHPGTTIDQSHAGTSKLARSIVEGLGADVVTFNQVPDVDFLVKQGFVSADWQKDFANNASPFYSLPSFLVRAGNPKNIKDWDDLAREGVQVIFPNPKTSGNARYTYLAAAAYAKEKFNGDEAKVKEFLTKIFNNVPVFDTGGRAATTTFAERGIGDVLITFESETQGIAREYGADKYQQVTPSVSLLAEFPVAIVDKVADEHGTRDLAKTYLDFLYTPEGQKIEAENGVRVRDEKVAAEFKDKFPAVRLVTVEDVFGGWAKVQKDHFGEGALLDQIYGNR; encoded by the coding sequence ATGAGACGCCTTTTGCTTGCCGGTGCCGCCCTGGCCGGTCTGATCCTCGCTGCCGCGCCCGCTTTGGCCGCCGACAAGCTGCTCAACGCTTCCTATGACGTTGGCCGCGAACTGTTCGTGCAGATCAACAAGGCCTTCGTCGAAAAGCATCCGGGCACCACCATCGACCAGTCGCACGCCGGCACCTCGAAGCTGGCGCGCTCCATCGTCGAAGGCCTCGGCGCCGACGTGGTGACCTTCAACCAGGTTCCGGACGTCGATTTCCTGGTCAAGCAGGGTTTTGTCTCGGCCGACTGGCAGAAAGATTTCGCCAACAACGCCTCGCCCTTCTATTCACTGCCCTCTTTCCTGGTCAGGGCCGGCAATCCGAAGAACATCAAGGATTGGGATGATCTCGCCCGCGAAGGCGTTCAGGTGATCTTCCCGAACCCCAAGACCTCGGGCAATGCACGCTACACCTATCTGGCGGCGGCGGCCTACGCCAAAGAGAAGTTTAATGGCGACGAAGCCAAGGTGAAGGAGTTCCTCACCAAGATCTTCAACAACGTGCCGGTGTTCGACACCGGTGGCCGCGCCGCCACCACCACCTTCGCTGAACGCGGCATCGGCGATGTGCTGATCACCTTCGAGTCCGAAACCCAGGGCATTGCCCGCGAATATGGTGCCGACAAATACCAGCAGGTGACACCGTCGGTCAGCCTTTTGGCCGAGTTCCCGGTTGCCATCGTCGACAAGGTTGCCGACGAGCACGGCACCCGCGACCTGGCCAAGACCTATCTCGACTTCCTCTACACTCCCGAAGGCCAGAAGATCGAGGCCGAGAACGGCGTGCGCGTGCGTGACGAAAAGGTCGCGGCCGAGTTCAAGGACAAGTTCCCCGCCGTGCGCCTCGTCACCGTCGAGGACGTATTCGGCGGCTGGGCGAAGGTCCAGAAAGACCACTTCGGCGAAGGCGCGCTGCTCGACCAGATCTACGGCAACCGCTGA
- a CDS encoding sulfate/molybdate ABC transporter ATP-binding protein, with protein sequence MEVRVANVRKEFDRFPALRDVSLDIRSGELIALLGPSGSGKTTLLRLIAGLEQPTAGKIFFGDEDASSKTIQERNVGFVFQHYALFRHMTVADNIGFGLKVRHGTNRPPKDEIRRRASELLDLVQLSGLEKRYPAQLSGGQRQRVALARAMAIEPKVLLLDEPFGALDAQVRRELRRWLRDIHDTTGHTTVFVTHDQEEALELADRVVVMSQGQIEQIGTADEVYDTPNSPFVFGFIGESSSLPVKIDDGQLWIADRPIGLSAPNHSPGDALLYFRPHDVELLDGCSGCIAGTVIASRRVAGTRRVELEIGGERQRVEIELPVDHPAAQKSRVAFRPRRWKLFPQQDGQK encoded by the coding sequence ATGGAAGTTCGCGTTGCCAATGTACGCAAGGAGTTCGACCGGTTCCCGGCGCTCCGTGACGTCTCGCTCGACATTCGCTCGGGCGAGCTGATCGCGCTGCTCGGTCCGTCCGGTTCCGGCAAGACCACATTGCTCAGGCTGATCGCCGGGCTGGAGCAGCCGACCGCCGGCAAGATCTTCTTCGGCGACGAGGACGCTTCGAGCAAGACCATCCAGGAGCGCAATGTCGGCTTCGTGTTCCAGCACTATGCCCTGTTCCGCCACATGACCGTGGCCGACAATATCGGCTTCGGGCTGAAGGTGCGGCACGGCACCAACCGGCCGCCCAAAGACGAAATTCGCCGCCGCGCCTCCGAACTGCTCGACCTCGTTCAACTTTCGGGACTTGAGAAGCGCTATCCGGCGCAGCTGTCAGGCGGCCAGCGCCAGCGCGTCGCGCTCGCCCGCGCCATGGCGATCGAACCCAAGGTGCTGCTGCTCGACGAACCCTTCGGCGCGCTCGACGCGCAGGTGCGGCGCGAATTGCGGCGCTGGCTGCGCGACATCCACGACACCACTGGCCACACCACCGTCTTCGTCACCCACGACCAAGAGGAAGCGCTGGAACTGGCCGACCGCGTGGTGGTGATGAGCCAGGGGCAGATCGAGCAGATAGGCACCGCCGACGAGGTTTACGACACGCCCAACTCGCCCTTCGTCTTCGGTTTCATCGGCGAGTCGAGTTCGCTGCCGGTCAAGATCGACGACGGCCAGCTCTGGATTGCCGACCGTCCGATCGGCCTGTCCGCGCCGAATCATTCGCCCGGCGACGCCCTGCTCTATTTCCGCCCGCACGATGTCGAGCTGCTCGACGGTTGCAGCGGCTGCATCGCCGGCACGGTAATCGCCAGCCGCCGCGTTGCCGGCACCCGCCGCGTCGAACTGGAAATCGGCGGCGAGCGCCAGCGCGTCGAGATCGAACTGCCGGTCGACCATCCCGCCGCGCAGAAGAGCCGCGTCGCTTTCCGCCCACGCCGCTGGAAGCTGTTTCCGCAACAGGACGGGCAGAAGTAG
- the cysW gene encoding sulfate ABC transporter permease subunit CysW codes for MADPEIKSYEPVHNNPSSAITESRAARGVFMTIAFVFLGLFLVLPLIIVFEQAFAKGIGAYFTSLNDRDTLAAIHLTLLVAAISVPLNVVFGIAASWAIAKFEFKGKAFLITLIDLPFSVSPVISGLVYVLLFGAQGLLGAWLKANGIVILFAVPGIVLATIFVTFPFVARELIPLMQEQGNGDEEAALSLGANGWQVFWYVTLPNIKWGLLYGVLLCNARAMGEFGAVSVVSGHIRGMTNTMPLHIEILYNEYNAVGAFAVASLLAGLALVTLVLKTALEMRYGAELAATRGH; via the coding sequence ATGGCTGATCCGGAAATCAAGTCCTACGAGCCGGTGCACAACAATCCCTCGTCGGCAATTACCGAGAGCCGCGCCGCGCGCGGCGTCTTCATGACGATCGCCTTCGTGTTTCTCGGCCTGTTCCTTGTCCTGCCGCTGATCATCGTGTTCGAGCAGGCCTTCGCGAAAGGCATCGGCGCCTATTTCACCTCGCTGAACGACCGCGACACGCTCGCCGCGATCCACCTCACCTTGCTGGTGGCGGCGATCTCGGTACCGCTCAACGTCGTCTTCGGCATCGCCGCATCCTGGGCGATCGCCAAGTTCGAGTTCAAGGGCAAGGCATTCCTCATCACGCTGATCGACCTGCCCTTCTCGGTCTCACCTGTCATTTCCGGCCTGGTCTATGTGCTTTTGTTCGGCGCACAAGGCTTGCTTGGCGCCTGGCTGAAGGCCAATGGCATCGTCATCCTGTTCGCGGTGCCGGGCATCGTGCTTGCCACCATCTTCGTCACCTTTCCCTTCGTGGCCCGCGAGTTGATCCCGCTGATGCAGGAACAGGGCAATGGCGACGAGGAAGCGGCCCTGTCGCTCGGCGCCAACGGCTGGCAGGTTTTCTGGTATGTCACCCTGCCCAACATCAAATGGGGTCTGCTCTACGGCGTGCTGCTGTGCAACGCCCGCGCCATGGGCGAGTTCGGCGCGGTGTCGGTGGTCTCGGGTCATATCCGCGGCATGACCAACACCATGCCGCTGCACATCGAGATCCTCTACAACGAATACAACGCCGTCGGCGCCTTTGCCGTGGCTTCGCTGCTGGCCGGGCTCGCGCTCGTCACGCTGGTCTTGAAAACCGCTCTCGAGATGCGCTACGGCGCCGAGCTCGCCGCCACACGCGGACACTGA